A single Dreissena polymorpha isolate Duluth1 chromosome 14, UMN_Dpol_1.0, whole genome shotgun sequence DNA region contains:
- the LOC127858003 gene encoding cholecystokinin receptor-like codes for MSPEENGSDSYQLDQINTEVVTLMTPLIVYLSVVMFFGLLGNILVCFYYGHETRRSGHAVFICTLALFDLATCALSIPLEFVDTKFYYTFTNIPLCRFLSFVNQVTVMGSAFTLLAIAVDRFRRICRPLKKQLDLTKCKLVCVLSFVLSLVYSWPALILYTSVEVDLRASSGRIVKGHDCATSTVKSYKTYIWGHNVLYLITFIIGTGTLVVMYSLVGKAIYQHKRYVARNHSNHTDVQTPQTSRCDIGVEKNEASCDGKSQINEMQQNEECSNNVSIKYTMIMLVIAAVFIISFLPYLILVILNAFLGIKDSAKGGALVAYKIGSRSYFLMSAINPMIYGLLNTQFRKYYSSKLVRCNRCEVRSKNLQSSSDATATTNV; via the coding sequence ATGTCTCCTGAAGAAAACGGAAGCGATTCATATCAACTGGACCAAATAAATACGGAAGTAGTAACACTGATGACACCTTTGATCGTGTATCTGAGCGTGGTGATGTTCTTTGGTCTACTGGGCAACATTCTCGTCTGCTTTTACTATGGGCATGAGACAAGGCGCTCCGGTCACGCCGTTTTTATTTGCACACTTGCCTTATTTGACTTGGCAACCTGTGCATTGTCGATTCCACTTGAGTTTGTAGACACGAAGTTTTACTACACTTTTACTAACATTCCTCTCTGCAGGTTTCTCAGTTTTGTTAACCAGGTGACCGTTATGGGAAGCGCGTTTACACTTTTGGCGATAGCTGTAGACCGCTTTCGAAGAATATGTCGACCTTTGAAGAAACAATTGGACTTAACTAAATGCAAATTAGTATGTGTTCTTTCATTCGTGCTCTCCTTGGTTTATTCCTGGCCGGCATTAATCTTGTACACATCGGTTGAAGTAGATTTGCGTGCGTCAAGTGGTAGAATTGTGAAAGGCCATGACTGCGCGACCTCCACGGTCAAAAGTTACAAAACCTATATCTGGGGTCATAATGTGCTTTATTTGATTACATTCATTATTGGTACTGGGACTCTCGTCGTGATGTATTCACTCGTTGGAAAGGCTATTTATCAACACAAAAGATATGTCGCACGCAATCATTCGAATCACACAGATGTACAGACACCTCAAACTTCCAGATGCGACATAGGTGTTGAAAAGAACGAGGCTTCTTGTGATGGAAAATCGCaaataaatgaaatgcagcaaaACGAAGAATGTTCGAACAATGTTTCTATTAAATACACCATGATCATGTTAGTTATTGCGGCAGTGTTTATTATCAGCTTTCTACCTTATCTCATCTTAGTGATACTTAACGCATTTCTGGGTATAAAGGATTCGGCTAAAGGAGGTGCTCTTGTTGCATACAAGATTGGTTCGCGCTCTTACTTTCTCATGTCTGCAATCAACCCAATGATTTACGGATTACTCAATACACAATTCAGAAAGTATTATAGCTCCAAGCTCGTTCGGTGTAATAGATGCGAAGTCCGGAGCAAAAATTTACAGTCCAGCTCTGATGCAACGGCTACTACGAATGTATAG